One stretch of Roseovarius mucosus DNA includes these proteins:
- a CDS encoding DUF1330 domain-containing protein, which produces MPALWIAHVTVTDTEAYGRYAALAGPAIAKHGGVFIARGGRFVQLEGKERPRNVVARFPSVEDAEACYHSPEYQAALDHARGASERELVIVEITE; this is translated from the coding sequence ATGCCTGCCCTCTGGATTGCCCATGTGACCGTGACTGACACCGAGGCCTATGGCCGGTATGCCGCCCTTGCCGGGCCTGCGATTGCCAAGCATGGCGGCGTGTTTATCGCGCGCGGCGGGCGGTTCGTGCAGTTGGAGGGCAAAGAGCGGCCGCGCAATGTGGTGGCGCGGTTCCCGAGCGTTGAGGATGCCGAGGCGTGTTACCACAGTCCGGAGTATCAAGCGGCGCTTGATCATGCGCGCGGGGCCTCTGAGCGGGAGTTGGTGATCGTCGAGATCACTGAATAG
- a CDS encoding DUF1330 domain-containing protein: MSAYIIARITVTNPLDYQSYASQTVATAEKFGGRFLVKGGAQQVLEGNCPDRHVIIEFPDRARALEWYGSDAYRRILPLALNSSERDIVLVDGI, encoded by the coding sequence ATGAGCGCCTATATCATTGCCCGGATCACGGTTACGAATCCGCTGGATTATCAATCCTATGCCAGTCAAACCGTGGCGACAGCCGAAAAGTTCGGCGGGCGGTTTCTGGTCAAGGGGGGCGCGCAGCAGGTGCTGGAGGGCAATTGCCCCGACCGGCATGTGATCATCGAATTCCCCGACCGGGCAAGGGCACTGGAGTGGTATGGCTCTGACGCCTATCGCCGCATTTTGCCACTGGCGCTGAACAGCAGTGAGCGTGATATCGTCCTTGTGGACGGTATCTAA
- the alaS gene encoding alanine--tRNA ligase has product MPTLNEIRSTFLSFFERNDHRVVESSPLVPRNDPTLMFTNSGMVQFKNCFTGVEHRDYVRATTSQKCVRAGGKHNDLDNVGYTARHHTFFEMLGNFSFGDYFKEQAIPYAWDLLTKDFGIDKSKLLVTVYHTDDEAANIWKKYAGLSDDRIIRIKTDDNFWSMGSTGPCGPCTEIFYDHGDSIWGGPPGSADEDGDRFIEIWNLVFMQNERFEDGSMRALDMQSIDTGMGLERIGALLQGKHDNYDTDLMRSLIEASAHATSQDPDGPGRVHHRVIADHLRSTSFLMADGVMPSNEGRGYVLRRIMRRAMRHAHMLGAKDPVMYRLVPALVAQMGQAFPELGRAQAMIEETLKLEETRFKQTLERGLRLLDDELTGMEEGAALPGATAFKLYDTYGFPLDLTQDALREKGREVDTDGFDAAMAEQKAKARAAWAGTGEAADQAVWFDIAEEKGTTDFLGYDTERAEGQIVALVTEGARVGNAAKGASIQIVLNQTPFYAESGGQVGDSGTLKTESGRVRVTDTKKVAGLFVHMAVVEEGEIKAGQAAQLEVSHTRRSAIRANHSATHLLHEALRGALGEHVAQRGSLNAEDRLRFDFSHAKALSAAELERVEREVNDYIRQNAPVETRIMAPDDARALGAQALFGEKYGDEVRVVSMGQAEGSGKGADGRTYSIELCGGTHVRRTGDIGVFVALAESASSAGVRRIEALTGAAAFDYLSGQAARLGQVASDLKARPEDVAERVKVLMEERRALANEVAQLRRELAMSGGAGQGGGAEAREVGGVKLIAQVLTGVQGKDLPPLIDEHKVRLGSGAVLLIADTGGKVAVAAGVTEDLTDRISAVEMVRAAVAELGGKGGGGRADMAQGGGTSMDGAEAAIAAATGVIEGVMTS; this is encoded by the coding sequence ATGCCCACGCTGAATGAAATCCGTTCCACCTTTCTGAGCTTTTTCGAGCGTAACGATCACCGCGTTGTCGAAAGCTCGCCGCTCGTGCCGCGCAACGATCCGACGCTGATGTTCACCAATTCCGGCATGGTGCAGTTCAAGAACTGTTTCACTGGCGTGGAACATCGCGATTATGTGCGCGCCACCACCAGCCAGAAATGTGTGCGCGCGGGCGGCAAGCACAATGATCTGGACAATGTGGGCTATACCGCGCGGCATCACACGTTTTTCGAGATGCTGGGCAATTTCAGCTTTGGCGATTATTTCAAGGAACAGGCGATCCCCTATGCTTGGGACCTCTTGACCAAGGATTTCGGGATCGACAAATCCAAGCTCTTGGTCACGGTCTATCATACCGATGACGAAGCGGCGAACATCTGGAAGAAATACGCAGGCCTCAGCGATGACCGGATCATCCGGATCAAGACGGATGACAATTTCTGGTCGATGGGATCGACCGGCCCCTGCGGCCCCTGCACCGAGATTTTCTATGATCACGGCGACAGCATCTGGGGTGGCCCGCCGGGCAGCGCGGATGAAGATGGGGATCGGTTCATCGAAATCTGGAACCTTGTTTTCATGCAGAATGAGCGGTTCGAGGATGGCTCGATGCGGGCGCTTGACATGCAGTCGATCGACACGGGCATGGGCCTTGAGCGGATTGGCGCGCTGTTGCAGGGCAAGCATGACAATTACGACACGGATTTGATGCGCAGCCTGATTGAGGCGAGCGCGCATGCGACAAGCCAGGATCCCGATGGGCCGGGCCGGGTGCATCACCGGGTGATCGCGGATCACCTGCGCTCGACCTCGTTTTTGATGGCCGATGGGGTGATGCCGTCCAACGAGGGGCGCGGCTATGTGCTGCGCCGGATCATGCGGCGGGCGATGCGGCATGCGCATATGCTGGGCGCGAAGGACCCGGTGATGTATCGCCTTGTGCCCGCGCTGGTGGCACAGATGGGGCAGGCATTCCCCGAACTGGGCCGCGCGCAGGCGATGATCGAAGAGACGCTGAAGCTGGAAGAAACGCGGTTCAAGCAGACGTTGGAGCGGGGTTTGCGCCTGCTCGATGACGAGTTGACGGGGATGGAAGAGGGCGCGGCGCTGCCGGGGGCGACGGCGTTCAAGCTTTATGACACCTATGGATTTCCGCTCGATCTGACGCAGGATGCGCTGCGCGAGAAAGGGCGCGAGGTGGATACCGACGGCTTTGACGCAGCCATGGCCGAGCAAAAGGCCAAGGCGCGGGCGGCTTGGGCGGGCACGGGCGAGGCGGCGGATCAAGCGGTCTGGTTCGATATTGCCGAGGAAAAAGGCACGACTGATTTTCTGGGCTATGACACGGAGCGGGCCGAGGGACAGATCGTGGCGCTTGTGACCGAGGGCGCGCGCGTTGGCAATGCGGCCAAGGGGGCGAGCATTCAGATCGTGCTGAACCAGACGCCGTTTTATGCGGAGTCGGGCGGTCAGGTGGGTGATAGCGGCACGCTCAAGACCGAGAGTGGCCGCGTGCGCGTGACCGACACCAAGAAGGTGGCGGGGCTTTTCGTGCATATGGCTGTGGTTGAGGAGGGCGAGATCAAGGCGGGGCAGGCTGCCCAGTTGGAAGTGAGTCACACCCGCCGCAGCGCGATCCGGGCCAACCATTCGGCGACGCATCTCTTGCATGAGGCGCTGCGCGGTGCGCTTGGCGAGCATGTGGCACAGCGTGGCTCGCTGAATGCGGAGGACCGGCTGCGGTTCGATTTCAGCCATGCCAAGGCGCTGAGTGCTGCGGAGTTGGAGCGGGTCGAGCGCGAGGTTAACGACTATATCCGCCAGAACGCGCCGGTTGAGACGCGGATCATGGCCCCCGATGACGCGCGTGCGCTTGGCGCACAGGCGCTTTTTGGTGAAAAATACGGCGATGAGGTGCGCGTCGTGTCAATGGGGCAGGCCGAGGGATCGGGCAAGGGTGCTGATGGTCGGACCTATTCGATCGAGCTGTGTGGCGGCACGCATGTGCGGCGTACGGGGGATATCGGTGTTTTCGTGGCGCTTGCGGAGTCGGCGTCGAGTGCTGGCGTGCGCCGGATCGAGGCGCTGACCGGTGCGGCGGCGTTCGATTATCTGAGCGGGCAGGCGGCGCGTTTGGGGCAGGTGGCCTCGGACCTGAAGGCGCGGCCCGAGGATGTGGCGGAGCGCGTCAAAGTGCTGATGGAGGAGCGCCGCGCATTGGCCAATGAGGTGGCGCAGCTGCGCCGCGAATTGGCGATGTCAGGCGGGGCCGGGCAGGGAGGCGGCGCGGAGGCGCGCGAGGTGGGCGGTGTCAAGCTCATCGCGCAGGTGCTAACGGGCGTGCAAGGCAAGGATCTGCCGCCGCTTATCGACGAGCATAAGGTGCGGCTTGGCTCTGGTGCGGTCTTGCTTATTGCCGATACCGGCGGCAAGGTGGCTGTAGCGGCGGGTGTGACCGAGGATCTGACCGACAGGATATCGGCGGTGGAGATGGTGCGCGCGGCGGTGGCCGAACTGGGCGGCAAGGGCGGCGGTGGCCGCGCGGATATGGCGCAGGGCGGCGGTACGAGCATGGACGGGGCGGAGGCCGCGATTGCGGCGGCCACCGGGGTTATCGAGGGGGTCATGACCTCCTAG
- the recA gene encoding recombinase RecA — translation MATADLLSMDNKRNADKQKALDSALAQIERQFGKGSIMKLGGDNAVKDIEATSTGSLGLDIALGIGGIPKGRIVEIYGPESSGKTTLTLHCVAEEQKKGGVCAFVDAEHALDPVYARKLGVDLDELLISQPDTGEQALEIVDTLVRSGAVSMIVVDSVAALTPKSELEGEMGDSSVGVHARLMSQAMRKLTGSISRTNCTVIFINQIRMKIGVMFGSPETTTGGNALKFYSSVRLDIRRIGSIKDRDEVVGNTTRVKVVKNKVAPPFKQVEFDIMFGEGISKTGELIDIGVKAGVVEKSGSWYSYGDQRIGQGRENTKGFLRDNPAMAIEIEDKIRASHGLDFHMTESSDDGDVMEA, via the coding sequence ATGGCAACGGCAGATCTTCTCTCGATGGATAACAAGCGGAACGCGGACAAGCAAAAGGCGCTCGACAGCGCGCTGGCGCAGATCGAACGGCAGTTCGGTAAAGGCTCGATCATGAAGCTGGGCGGCGACAACGCCGTCAAGGATATCGAGGCCACGTCGACCGGCTCGCTCGGGCTCGACATCGCTCTGGGTATTGGCGGAATTCCCAAAGGCCGGATCGTTGAGATTTATGGCCCCGAAAGCTCTGGCAAGACCACGCTGACACTGCATTGCGTGGCCGAAGAACAGAAGAAGGGCGGGGTTTGCGCCTTTGTCGATGCTGAACACGCGCTCGACCCGGTCTATGCGCGTAAGCTGGGTGTTGATCTGGATGAATTGCTGATCTCGCAGCCCGATACTGGCGAACAGGCGCTCGAGATTGTCGATACGCTGGTGCGCTCGGGCGCAGTGAGCATGATCGTGGTCGATTCCGTCGCCGCCCTTACGCCCAAGTCGGAACTTGAGGGGGAAATGGGTGATAGCAGCGTGGGCGTGCATGCCCGCCTGATGAGCCAAGCAATGCGCAAATTGACCGGCTCGATCAGCCGCACGAATTGCACGGTGATTTTCATCAATCAGATTCGCATGAAAATCGGTGTCATGTTTGGCAGCCCTGAGACCACGACCGGTGGGAATGCCCTGAAATTCTACAGTTCCGTGCGCCTCGATATTCGGCGCATCGGCTCGATCAAGGACCGGGACGAGGTGGTTGGCAACACAACCCGCGTCAAAGTGGTCAAAAACAAGGTGGCGCCCCCCTTCAAGCAGGTGGAATTCGACATCATGTTTGGGGAAGGGATCAGCAAGACTGGCGAGTTGATCGACATTGGCGTCAAGGCGGGCGTGGTGGAGAAATCTGGCAGTTGGTATAGCTATGGCGACCAGCGAATTGGACAGGGGCGCGAAAACACCAAGGGGTTTCTGCGCGACAATCCGGCCATGGCGATTGAGATCGAGGACAAGATTCGCGCCTCGCATGGGCTTGATTTTCACATGACCGAAAGCTCTGATGACGGCGATGTAATGGAGGCTTGA
- a CDS encoding gamma-glutamyl kinase, with the protein MLVFSKARLVLLSVPKTGSTAYETALAPHAAIAVSAPPELKHAPVFRYNRFFRPMIERFFDGPFDIVAVMREPRDWLGSWYRYRQRPELAGHANSTQGLSFDDFVSAYCTGEPPAYARVGSQAKFLEPQRSGAQVTHLFRYEDQPGLRSFLAARLGVAVDPAPLNRSPALPLSLSPRIETRLRRKYAEDFTLWSGIGAGGAYTPQPARAKPEPDAQT; encoded by the coding sequence ATGCTGGTGTTTTCCAAGGCGCGGCTGGTGCTCTTGTCGGTCCCCAAGACCGGCAGCACCGCCTATGAGACCGCCCTCGCCCCCCATGCCGCGATTGCCGTCTCGGCCCCGCCCGAGCTCAAACATGCGCCAGTGTTTCGCTACAACCGATTCTTTCGACCGATGATCGAGCGCTTCTTTGACGGCCCATTTGATATCGTTGCCGTGATGCGTGAACCGCGCGACTGGCTTGGGAGTTGGTATCGCTACCGCCAGCGCCCGGAACTTGCCGGCCACGCCAACAGCACCCAGGGGCTTAGCTTTGATGATTTCGTGAGCGCCTATTGCACCGGCGAGCCACCAGCTTACGCCCGGGTCGGCAGTCAGGCCAAGTTTCTAGAGCCCCAACGCAGCGGGGCCCAGGTTACCCATCTTTTCCGTTACGAGGATCAGCCGGGGTTGCGCAGCTTTCTCGCGGCTCGGCTTGGCGTGGCGGTCGACCCTGCACCGCTCAACCGCTCCCCCGCCCTGCCCCTCAGCCTCTCACCTCGGATCGAGACCCGGCTTCGGCGCAAATATGCCGAGGATTTCACGCTCTGGTCCGGGATCGGTGCCGGCGGTGCCTATACGCCCCAACCCGCCCGAGCAAAGCCCGAGCCAGACGCGCAGACCTGA